One genomic segment of Pseudoalteromonas sp. GCY includes these proteins:
- a CDS encoding 2OG-Fe(II) oxygenase yields MSDFIRVYDNALSSDFCDEFVKTFDQSPYLKQGTTSGGVDLSKKVSHDLYLNSYPDYAKQLQHIQQVTAKLLFEYLEEHFFMIIGAFGLKVYHPKTGEPVDLTVDNFEEVGKPQLPVLAQQLFRLGAIQAQRYQINKGGYPYWHSEVYPQHDHNEALHRVLLFMFYLNDVEEGGETEFYYQKRKIAPVKGSMVIAPGYFTHTHRGNIPVSNDKYILTSWVLFNRAEQLYGTPK; encoded by the coding sequence ATGAGTGATTTTATTCGCGTTTACGATAACGCACTCAGTTCAGACTTTTGCGATGAATTCGTAAAGACCTTCGATCAAAGCCCATATTTAAAACAGGGGACTACATCTGGTGGTGTCGACTTGAGTAAAAAAGTCAGTCACGACCTTTATTTAAATTCCTATCCTGACTATGCCAAACAGTTACAACACATTCAACAGGTTACGGCAAAGCTCTTATTTGAATACCTTGAAGAACATTTCTTTATGATCATCGGTGCATTTGGACTTAAAGTGTATCACCCCAAAACAGGTGAGCCTGTCGATCTAACCGTGGATAACTTTGAAGAAGTAGGCAAGCCACAACTCCCGGTCCTTGCTCAGCAGCTGTTTCGTTTGGGCGCTATCCAAGCCCAACGTTATCAAATAAATAAAGGTGGCTATCCCTATTGGCACAGCGAAGTCTACCCTCAGCACGACCATAATGAAGCCTTACACCGAGTACTGTTATTTATGTTCTACCTTAATGATGTCGAGGAAGGTGGCGAGACCGAGTTTTATTATCAAAAGCGTAAAATTGCCCCAGTAAAAGGCTCTATGGTGATAGCGCCAGGGTATTTTACACATACACATAGAGGCAATATTCCGGTTTCTAATGATAAGTATATACTCACTTCATGGGTGTTATTTAATAGAGCAGAGCAACTCTATGGTACACCAAAATAA
- a CDS encoding metalloprotease, with the protein MNRVELSLADKAVSIFFNQQQVVQLFVEQQAITFEEQHNGILATIDGQALAVNTEQLPQGLLGIAVNGAELQWLEVSTETPKEKRSLFGLAALGLKLFKSAKVVKAALAGASVAGYAWLFSWQFALMLVACLVVHEYGHVRAMRYFGIKTKGIYLIPFVGGLAVSDDKITTRWQDVVISLMGPAFGLITSILGVVLYYATEMEIFAGVAVLSALLNLFNLLPILPLDGGHVLKSISFSMRSWVGLLACMAGVLFGLWISYTFGLILLVIFILIGSFEILIEWRGRNYSHLLPLDRYGQVVSAIMYVVVITGHVAVMMHFADSENPILSLPMKILSS; encoded by the coding sequence ATGAATAGAGTCGAGCTTTCGCTAGCGGACAAAGCGGTATCTATCTTTTTTAACCAACAACAAGTAGTACAGCTTTTTGTCGAGCAGCAAGCGATTACCTTTGAAGAGCAACATAATGGCATTTTAGCGACCATTGATGGACAAGCACTAGCGGTAAATACAGAGCAGTTACCTCAGGGGTTACTTGGGATTGCAGTAAATGGAGCTGAACTTCAGTGGCTCGAAGTGAGCACTGAAACACCTAAAGAAAAACGCAGCTTATTTGGTTTGGCGGCATTGGGCTTGAAGTTATTTAAAAGTGCCAAAGTGGTCAAAGCTGCCTTGGCTGGCGCATCCGTGGCTGGGTACGCATGGCTATTTTCTTGGCAGTTTGCGCTTATGCTTGTGGCTTGCTTAGTCGTTCATGAATATGGCCACGTCCGCGCTATGCGCTATTTTGGGATTAAAACAAAAGGTATCTATTTGATCCCTTTCGTTGGTGGCCTGGCTGTAAGTGACGATAAGATCACGACCCGCTGGCAAGATGTAGTTATTTCGTTGATGGGACCGGCATTTGGTTTGATAACCTCAATCCTTGGTGTGGTGTTGTATTACGCGACAGAGATGGAAATCTTTGCTGGTGTTGCGGTGTTAAGCGCGCTATTGAACTTATTCAATTTACTACCTATTTTGCCGCTAGATGGCGGGCATGTTCTAAAAAGCATAAGCTTTTCAATGCGCTCTTGGGTGGGGTTATTGGCGTGTATGGCAGGGGTATTATTCGGCCTTTGGATAAGTTACACCTTTGGCTTAATCCTACTGGTGATATTCATTTTGATTGGTAGTTTTGAAATCCTGATTGAGTGGCGTGGCCGTAATTATAGTCACTTATTACCTCTTGACCGGTATGGGCAAGTGGTCAGCGCCATTATGTATGTAGTTGTTATTACGGGTCATGTTGCGGTAATGATGCATTTTGCTGATTCAGAGAATCCAATCCTAAGCTTACCAATGAAAATTTTATCAAGTTAA
- a CDS encoding YacL family protein, giving the protein MEYQFIRDPLSGFRARLNDEHALIGRWLSEELAHERIVSLLTQLENLPNQKEELVLAGKEIRATFTPQEALFESHALFHESDDIAQYQEDALALDESGMMAVCGYEDFLPMLIEWAEFTKAK; this is encoded by the coding sequence ATGGAATACCAGTTTATTCGTGACCCACTTTCTGGGTTTCGAGCTCGCTTAAATGACGAGCATGCGTTGATAGGTCGGTGGCTGAGCGAAGAGTTAGCACATGAGCGTATTGTCAGCCTGCTGACACAGCTTGAAAACCTGCCAAATCAAAAAGAAGAGCTTGTGTTGGCTGGAAAAGAGATCCGCGCCACATTCACGCCGCAAGAAGCATTATTTGAAAGCCACGCTCTGTTTCATGAAAGTGATGACATAGCGCAGTACCAAGAAGACGCACTGGCTTTAGATGAATCAGGTATGATGGCGGTGTGTGGCTATGAAGACTTTTTACCCATGCTGATAGAGTGGGCTGAATTTACCAAAGCTAAATAA
- a CDS encoding EAL domain-containing response regulator, translating into MSLAKHRIMVVDDSPAILVVMQAIMTELGIEHVTTCSSALNAVEKIRQTPHQFDAIFTDLNMPEMDGMEFIRQLGELRFSGGIIIISEMEEKIIDLATNLARQSNAHLIGNISKPVQLVDVERMLKKMETYTTVKRSRIEKVTESDLLHAISHNEITPYYQPKVHRGDKKIKSVEVLARIVSKNTEQVILPDHFIGVAEDTDLINIITFQLFEKATDEFKTIKSELNYPIKMAFNLSPVQLNDLSCPDKLALILEINRLKPSDIILEITENQPMNQSIQLETMNRLRIRGFDISLDDFGTGFTNIQQLKSLPFTEIKIDRSLITHVESDRFSQVLIDSLIDIAQNQQLDIVAEGIERIEELQYLDRYKHSLLMQGFLISKPKPLTDLVGWIHSWQRMINSNP; encoded by the coding sequence ATGTCATTAGCAAAACATCGGATAATGGTAGTAGATGATTCACCCGCGATCCTCGTCGTAATGCAAGCTATTATGACTGAGCTTGGCATTGAGCATGTAACAACCTGCTCAAGTGCGCTGAATGCTGTAGAAAAAATACGGCAGACTCCTCATCAATTTGACGCCATTTTTACAGATCTCAATATGCCCGAAATGGATGGCATGGAGTTTATTCGCCAACTAGGAGAGCTAAGGTTCTCTGGCGGCATTATTATTATTTCCGAAATGGAAGAAAAGATTATTGATCTAGCAACCAACCTTGCCAGACAGTCCAATGCACATCTTATCGGCAATATTTCCAAGCCCGTACAATTGGTTGATGTCGAGCGCATGCTCAAAAAAATGGAGACGTATACCACTGTTAAACGTAGCCGTATTGAAAAGGTGACCGAAAGCGATCTTTTGCACGCCATTAGTCACAACGAAATTACGCCTTACTATCAGCCAAAGGTTCACCGTGGTGACAAAAAGATTAAAAGTGTCGAAGTGCTTGCCCGTATTGTGTCTAAAAATACCGAGCAGGTTATTTTACCGGACCATTTTATTGGCGTGGCCGAAGATACCGATCTAATCAACATCATTACTTTCCAGCTTTTTGAAAAAGCAACAGATGAGTTTAAAACAATTAAATCTGAGCTAAATTATCCAATTAAAATGGCCTTTAATTTATCGCCCGTGCAATTAAATGATTTGAGCTGCCCAGATAAACTGGCACTTATTCTAGAAATAAACCGTTTAAAGCCTAGTGATATCATTTTAGAAATTACTGAAAACCAACCAATGAATCAGTCTATCCAATTAGAAACAATGAACCGGTTACGGATCCGGGGGTTCGATATTTCGTTAGACGACTTTGGTACTGGATTTACCAATATTCAGCAGTTAAAGTCTTTGCCGTTTACTGAGATCAAAATCGACCGCTCTTTGATAACCCATGTCGAATCCGATCGCTTTTCACAGGTACTTATCGACAGCTTAATCGACATCGCACAAAATCAACAATTAGACATAGTAGCTGAGGGTATAGAGCGGATTGAAGAGCTACAATACCTTGACCGCTACAAGCATAGCCTGTTAATGCAGGGTTTTTTAATCAGCAAACCTAAACCACTAACAGACCTAGTAGGGTGGATACACTCTTGGCAGCGCATGATTAATTCGAACCCTTAA
- the uvrA gene encoding excinuclease ABC subunit UvrA — protein MDKIEVRGARTHNLKDISLTIPRDKLIVITGLSGSGKSSLAFDTLYAEGQRRYVESLSAYARQFLSLMEKPDVDHIEGLSPAISIEQKSTSHNPRSTVGTITEIYDYLRLLFARVGEPRCPTHDLPLAAQTISQMVDTVLALPEGNKLMLLAPVVKNRKGEHVKLLEELASQGFIRARIDGEVCDLSDPPTLELQKKHTIEVVVDRFKVKAGLEQRLAESFETALDLADGIAQIAYMDDSDADELIFSANFACPTCGYAMSELEPRLFSFNNPAGACQSCDGLGVKQYFDPKRVVQNPELSLSGGAIKGWDKRSFYYFQMLSSVAEQYGFDLETPFQDLPSKFQKVVLEGSGKTKIAFKYRNDRGDLITRNHEFEGVLNNMNRRYRETESSSVREELAKYQTSQACPSCHGSRLREEARHVFIGSTNLPTVTTMSIGEASQFFIDLALTGQKAQIADKILKEIRDRLSFLINVGLNYLSLERSADTLSGGEAQRIRLASQIGAGLVGVMYVLDEPSIGLHQRDNDRLLKTLTHLRDLGNTVIVVEHDEDAIRAADHIIDIGPGAGVHGGYVVAEGTRDEIMQSKDSLTGQYLSGEKCIEVPAQRHQCDDKWLELKGATGNNLKSVDLKVPVGLMTCVTGVSGSGKSTLINDTLFKLAHQELNGATTQEAAPYESVHGLDHFDKVIDIDQSPIGRTPRSNPATYTGIFTAIRELFAGTQESRSRGYKVGRFSFNVKGGRCEACQGDGVIKVEMHFLPDVYVPCDVCTGKRYNRETLEVLYKGKNIHEVLEMTVEDAREFFDKIPAINRKLQTLMDVGLSYIRLGQAATTLSGGEAQRVKLARELSKRDTGKTLYILDEPTTGLHFHDIQQLLAVLHRLRDHGNTVLVIEHNLDVIKTADWIVDLGPEGGAGGGQILVSGTPETVADFAASHTGKYLKPLLS, from the coding sequence ATGGATAAAATAGAAGTTAGGGGTGCCCGCACCCACAATTTAAAAGACATTTCACTCACTATTCCAAGAGACAAGTTGATAGTGATCACGGGTCTTTCTGGCTCAGGGAAGTCGTCTTTAGCATTTGACACCTTATACGCAGAAGGCCAGCGTCGTTATGTTGAGTCTTTATCCGCGTACGCGAGGCAATTTCTATCGCTGATGGAAAAACCAGATGTGGATCACATTGAGGGCTTGTCTCCCGCGATTTCCATTGAGCAAAAGTCGACTTCTCACAACCCACGCTCAACCGTGGGAACCATTACCGAAATATACGACTATTTAAGATTACTCTTTGCCCGAGTGGGTGAACCGAGATGCCCTACGCATGATTTACCGTTAGCCGCACAAACTATCAGCCAAATGGTTGATACTGTGTTGGCGCTACCCGAAGGTAACAAACTCATGCTACTTGCACCGGTGGTGAAAAACCGTAAAGGTGAGCACGTAAAACTGTTAGAAGAGCTTGCTAGCCAAGGTTTTATTCGTGCACGTATTGATGGCGAGGTATGCGATCTCTCAGATCCACCAACGCTAGAGTTACAGAAAAAACATACCATAGAAGTCGTGGTGGATCGTTTCAAAGTTAAAGCAGGGCTTGAGCAACGGTTAGCCGAATCTTTTGAAACTGCGCTTGATTTGGCTGATGGCATTGCGCAAATCGCCTATATGGATGATAGCGACGCAGACGAACTGATCTTCTCGGCCAACTTTGCCTGTCCAACTTGTGGCTATGCCATGAGCGAACTTGAACCACGATTGTTTTCTTTCAATAACCCAGCTGGTGCCTGCCAAAGCTGTGATGGTTTGGGGGTAAAGCAGTATTTTGATCCCAAACGTGTAGTGCAAAACCCAGAACTAAGCTTGTCTGGCGGTGCAATCAAAGGGTGGGATAAACGCAGTTTTTACTATTTTCAGATGCTAAGCTCAGTTGCCGAGCAATATGGATTTGACTTGGAAACACCATTTCAGGATCTGCCGAGTAAATTTCAAAAAGTGGTATTAGAAGGCTCTGGCAAAACTAAAATCGCGTTTAAGTATCGAAATGACAGAGGCGATCTTATCACCCGCAATCACGAGTTTGAAGGCGTGTTAAATAATATGAACCGCCGTTATCGGGAAACGGAGTCCAGTTCAGTAAGAGAAGAGCTCGCCAAATATCAAACCAGCCAAGCTTGTCCAAGTTGCCATGGCTCACGCCTGCGCGAAGAAGCTCGCCATGTGTTTATCGGCTCGACCAACCTGCCAACCGTAACAACGATGAGTATCGGCGAAGCCAGTCAATTTTTTATCGACTTAGCACTCACAGGCCAAAAAGCACAAATTGCGGACAAAATACTCAAAGAGATCCGCGACCGTTTATCGTTCTTGATCAATGTTGGCCTAAACTACCTCTCTTTGGAGCGTAGTGCTGATACTTTATCTGGCGGTGAAGCTCAGCGGATCCGTCTTGCAAGCCAAATTGGCGCAGGTCTCGTGGGGGTAATGTACGTGTTGGATGAGCCTTCAATTGGTCTACATCAGCGCGATAACGACCGTTTACTTAAAACACTCACGCACTTAAGAGATCTTGGCAACACCGTGATTGTGGTAGAGCACGACGAAGATGCCATTCGTGCAGCCGATCACATCATCGATATCGGTCCAGGAGCCGGCGTACACGGCGGCTATGTCGTCGCTGAGGGAACTCGCGATGAGATAATGCAAAGTAAAGACTCATTAACGGGTCAATATCTCAGTGGCGAGAAATGCATTGAAGTTCCAGCGCAACGTCATCAATGTGATGACAAGTGGCTTGAGCTTAAAGGTGCAACGGGCAACAACCTAAAAAGTGTCGACTTAAAAGTGCCTGTTGGTCTAATGACCTGCGTAACAGGAGTATCTGGTTCGGGTAAATCTACTCTCATTAATGACACCCTATTCAAGCTTGCCCATCAGGAATTAAACGGTGCAACAACGCAAGAAGCTGCACCATATGAATCAGTTCATGGGCTAGATCACTTCGATAAAGTTATCGATATTGATCAAAGTCCTATCGGTCGCACACCACGTTCAAACCCAGCAACTTATACAGGGATCTTTACTGCTATCCGTGAACTATTTGCGGGGACGCAAGAGTCGCGTTCACGCGGTTATAAGGTTGGCCGCTTTAGTTTTAACGTTAAAGGCGGTCGCTGTGAGGCCTGTCAAGGCGATGGGGTTATCAAGGTAGAGATGCACTTCCTGCCGGATGTCTACGTTCCTTGTGATGTCTGTACAGGTAAGCGCTATAACCGTGAAACACTAGAAGTGCTGTATAAAGGTAAAAATATCCACGAAGTGTTGGAAATGACCGTTGAGGACGCTCGAGAATTTTTTGATAAGATTCCCGCGATCAACCGCAAGCTACAAACTTTAATGGACGTTGGCCTCTCCTACATTCGCTTAGGGCAAGCCGCCACGACCTTGTCCGGTGGTGAAGCGCAGCGTGTTAAGCTCGCTCGTGAACTATCAAAACGAGATACTGGCAAAACGCTCTACATTCTTGATGAGCCAACCACAGGTCTGCACTTCCATGATATTCAGCAGCTACTCGCGGTGTTACATCGTCTACGCGATCATGGTAATACGGTGTTGGTTATCGAGCATAACCTAGATGTCATCAAAACCGCGGACTGGATTGTGGACTTAGGTCCAGAGGGAGGAGCTGGAGGTGGTCAAATACTCGTCTCAGGTACGCCTGAAACGGTAGCTGATTTTGCGGCTTCGCATACAGGTAAGTACCTTAAGCCCTTATTGTCTTAA
- a CDS encoding short-chain fatty acid transporter has protein sequence MLGKFTTPLTKLVDKYLPDPFVIVLLLTLLVMVLATLFTPATPVMVLEAWGNGFWKLLTFAMQMLLVLLCGHMLAVTPPIAKALDRIAGVAKTPSQAIILTTFVAMSASWINWGFGLVVGALFAKAIARKVKVDYRLLVASAYSGFVVWHAGLSGSVPLTIATPGHFSEKSIGIVTTSETIFAPFNLLIVLSIFIVLPLINKLMLPKDDDAIIVDKEKLIEQSNDISTRNTPAAKLENASWLSMLGGAIGLSYLGFYFIFNAGTLTLNIVIALFLFLAMLLHKTPANILNSLQQAIQGGAGIVIQFPFYAGIMAMMVETGLAQQISQGFVSISSQWTLPLWSFLSAGLVNIFVPSGGGQWAVQAPIIIPAAEALNADIARVAMAVAWGDAWTNLIQPFWALPVLAIAGLKAKDIMGFCLIQLLVTGVIIATLLLLPL, from the coding sequence ATGCTTGGCAAGTTTACCACCCCGCTAACAAAATTAGTCGACAAGTATCTACCCGATCCATTTGTGATTGTACTTTTACTCACTTTATTGGTGATGGTACTCGCTACATTGTTTACTCCAGCAACGCCTGTCATGGTGCTTGAGGCATGGGGTAATGGTTTTTGGAAGCTGCTTACTTTTGCGATGCAAATGTTGTTAGTTTTATTATGTGGTCACATGCTTGCTGTTACCCCTCCAATAGCGAAAGCGCTAGACCGTATCGCAGGAGTAGCTAAAACTCCTTCTCAAGCAATTATACTCACCACCTTTGTTGCGATGAGCGCCAGCTGGATAAATTGGGGGTTTGGCTTAGTAGTCGGGGCTTTGTTCGCAAAGGCCATCGCTCGAAAAGTGAAAGTTGATTATCGCCTGTTAGTGGCTAGTGCTTACTCTGGTTTTGTTGTTTGGCACGCAGGCCTATCAGGCTCAGTCCCCCTGACTATCGCAACTCCGGGGCACTTTAGTGAAAAGAGCATCGGTATTGTTACCACTTCAGAGACAATCTTTGCACCATTTAACCTGCTCATCGTACTCAGTATTTTTATCGTTTTACCACTTATAAATAAACTGATGCTTCCCAAAGATGATGACGCAATTATTGTTGATAAAGAAAAGCTCATTGAACAAAGTAATGATATCAGTACCCGCAATACTCCGGCTGCAAAATTAGAAAATGCCTCATGGCTTAGCATGTTAGGAGGAGCAATCGGTCTTAGCTACTTGGGCTTTTACTTTATATTTAATGCAGGCACATTGACATTGAATATCGTCATAGCCCTGTTTTTGTTCTTAGCCATGCTGCTACACAAAACCCCTGCAAATATTCTCAATAGCCTACAACAAGCGATTCAAGGTGGTGCCGGTATCGTGATCCAGTTTCCTTTTTATGCTGGGATCATGGCTATGATGGTCGAAACTGGACTAGCGCAACAAATATCTCAAGGATTTGTTTCTATTAGCAGTCAATGGACATTACCGCTGTGGAGCTTTTTAAGCGCAGGCCTTGTAAATATATTTGTGCCTTCAGGCGGCGGTCAGTGGGCGGTACAAGCACCAATTATTATTCCCGCAGCAGAAGCGCTTAATGCGGACATAGCCAGAGTCGCGATGGCAGTTGCTTGGGGTGATGCTTGGACTAACCTGATCCAGCCTTTTTGGGCACTCCCGGTACTTGCAATTGCAGGTCTTAAAGCCAAAGATATTATGGGATTTTGCCTGATACAATTGCTGGTAACGGGTGTAATTATCGCAACTTTATTGTTGCTGCCTCTGTAA
- a CDS encoding hemolysin family protein produces MVLLLTYMFLAIAISFICSVMEAVLLSITPSHIGILKQDNDALASRVQRLKDNIDQPLSAILTLNTVAHTAGAAGVGAQAAVVFSDAAVGIASAVMTLLVLVLSEIIPKTLGATYWRGLTPIVSGVLVWLVRILKPFVWMSDQLTKVIGRKEDEAHYIRQEIEAMAEIGSEAGALHQDETETIRSLLRFRHAKLESIMTPRTVLFKVHKDMTVHEYLSDHGSVAFSRVLVFDKNTDDIIGFVHKNDIMLAYHRLGEEYKIGKLSRPLYTVPETLAAPELFKALLAKRLHIALVIDEYGDVQGIVTLEDLLESLMGMDIVDEREQTTNMQAAAKQKWRERVDNHDNLIEDSDEAEEVSETQSDGEETPSPEVKGSN; encoded by the coding sequence TTGGTTTTATTATTAACCTACATGTTTTTGGCAATAGCTATCTCTTTTATCTGTTCGGTGATGGAAGCGGTGCTACTTAGTATTACGCCAAGCCATATAGGGATCTTAAAGCAAGACAATGATGCATTAGCATCGCGAGTTCAACGCCTTAAAGACAATATTGATCAGCCTTTATCTGCCATTCTAACGTTAAATACCGTTGCGCATACCGCCGGTGCTGCAGGGGTTGGCGCACAAGCTGCTGTGGTATTTTCAGATGCTGCCGTTGGTATTGCGTCAGCAGTGATGACGCTGCTGGTTTTGGTGCTGTCGGAAATCATTCCAAAGACCTTAGGAGCGACTTATTGGCGCGGATTAACACCTATCGTTTCAGGTGTGTTGGTATGGCTAGTTCGAATATTGAAGCCATTTGTGTGGATGTCTGACCAACTTACAAAAGTGATAGGCCGTAAAGAAGACGAAGCTCACTATATTCGCCAAGAAATCGAAGCAATGGCGGAGATTGGCTCTGAAGCAGGCGCATTACATCAAGATGAAACTGAAACCATTCGTAGCTTATTGCGTTTTCGCCATGCAAAACTCGAAAGCATCATGACACCAAGAACGGTGTTATTTAAGGTGCATAAAGATATGACAGTGCACGAGTATTTGTCTGATCATGGTTCGGTTGCTTTTTCTCGGGTGTTGGTATTTGATAAAAATACAGATGACATTATAGGCTTTGTACATAAAAACGACATTATGCTGGCTTATCATAGACTTGGAGAAGAATATAAAATTGGTAAGCTATCGCGCCCTCTTTATACCGTGCCGGAAACGCTAGCTGCGCCAGAGCTATTCAAAGCGTTGCTGGCCAAACGTTTACACATCGCGCTTGTGATTGATGAATATGGCGATGTACAAGGTATAGTGACATTAGAAGACTTGCTTGAATCATTAATGGGAATGGATATTGTTGATGAGCGAGAGCAAACCACCAACATGCAAGCTGCTGCTAAGCAAAAGTGGCGAGAGCGAGTTGATAATCATGATAATTTGATTGAAGACAGCGACGAAGCTGAAGAAGTGTCTGAAACGCAAAGCGACGGAGAGGAAACCCCCTCTCCAGAGGTTAAGGGTTCGAATTAA
- a CDS encoding AEC family transporter: protein MIELPFNHSIIGQRMSPVEILFPLIFIVISGFLSAKIGFIAINQLDGLRTFIFNLCIPVLLFSSMVQADLESLATGSLLLSFYLPVALTYAGLYLFLFKAQHRSKAGSAALALSGTYSNTVLVGLPIILMALGEQAAAMVFMIITFHSAMLFFMTFLLAARHKNKLDIVKPLLLNPIVISITSGLILNVAGLKLPSLILESFSWLAKPAIPGALFILGASLVQYGVRGKLHGAIWLSAVKLILLPGLVYLFATYLGLATQQVQVVTLMSASPLGVNAYLVARQLDSQQATLAATVVLSTVLSMVSLTGWLYFLV from the coding sequence TTGATAGAATTACCTTTTAACCACTCGATTATTGGTCAACGCATGTCGCCTGTTGAGATATTATTTCCTCTCATCTTTATCGTTATTTCTGGGTTTTTGAGTGCAAAGATAGGCTTTATTGCCATCAATCAGCTTGATGGTTTGCGTACTTTTATCTTTAATTTATGTATTCCTGTGCTGTTATTTAGCAGTATGGTGCAAGCAGATCTGGAGAGCCTCGCGACAGGCTCCTTGTTATTATCCTTTTATCTCCCAGTCGCCCTGACTTATGCAGGCTTATACCTGTTTCTCTTTAAAGCGCAACATCGTTCAAAAGCAGGCAGTGCAGCATTAGCATTAAGTGGCACCTACTCTAATACCGTGTTAGTCGGATTACCGATTATCTTAATGGCACTCGGTGAGCAAGCCGCTGCCATGGTATTTATGATTATTACATTCCACAGTGCGATGCTGTTTTTTATGACTTTTTTACTGGCAGCAAGACACAAGAATAAGTTGGATATTGTGAAACCCCTGCTGTTAAATCCAATAGTGATAAGTATTACGAGTGGTTTGATATTAAACGTTGCTGGATTAAAGCTACCAAGCTTAATACTTGAAAGCTTTAGTTGGTTGGCAAAACCAGCCATTCCTGGGGCGCTATTTATTCTGGGTGCGAGCTTGGTACAGTATGGCGTGCGAGGAAAGTTGCACGGTGCAATATGGCTAAGTGCAGTAAAACTGATACTACTACCGGGATTGGTTTATCTCTTTGCCACTTATTTAGGATTGGCAACTCAACAAGTTCAGGTGGTGACTTTAATGAGTGCCTCTCCTTTGGGAGTCAATGCCTATCTTGTTGCTAGACAGCTCGACAGCCAACAAGCAACACTTGCGGCTACCGTTGTGCTGTCTACTGTGCTGAGTATGGTCAGCCTGACTGGGTGGTTATACTTTTTGGTATAA
- a CDS encoding acyl-CoA thioesterase — translation MLSEKLMPRFCDTDVLGHINNTVLPVWFEAARTPIFKIFTPDLNPKEWKLIVAKVEVTFKGELFYGQEVEIKTAVEHIGNSSFVILQQAWQHGECCAEGKTIMVRYDFAVKQSQPLSQQERDALGTFMVAAA, via the coding sequence ATGCTGTCTGAAAAGCTTATGCCGCGTTTTTGTGATACAGACGTGCTTGGACATATCAACAATACCGTACTCCCTGTGTGGTTTGAAGCCGCGCGCACACCTATTTTCAAAATATTTACACCAGATTTAAATCCAAAAGAGTGGAAGTTGATTGTTGCTAAAGTCGAAGTTACCTTTAAAGGGGAGCTATTTTATGGTCAGGAAGTCGAAATCAAAACGGCTGTTGAACATATCGGCAACAGCTCATTTGTGATTTTGCAGCAGGCTTGGCAGCATGGAGAATGCTGTGCTGAAGGTAAAACCATTATGGTGCGATATGATTTTGCGGTTAAGCAATCTCAACCGCTGAGTCAGCAAGAGCGCGATGCGCTAGGCACCTTTATGGTTGCTGCGGCTTAA